The nucleotide window GGAGCGGCAGCGGAAAGTACTCGCTCGCCCAGCGTCACCGACTGTTCCGCCTCGGTGTGCGGGGGTTCCTGCGCTTGGACGAGCGCCTGGGTGGACGCCGCCTCTCGACGTTGGGAGACTGCGGAGCCTTCTCATACGTGCGAGAGGAGCAGCCGCCATTCACGATCGACGAGGTCTTACAGTTCTACACCCTGTGCGGGTTCGACCAGGGGATCTCGGTGGATCACGTGATCCTGGACTACTTCCCGCTGGGAGAACGCCTCGACGATGCACGGATGCGGCAAAGCATCACCCTGGCGTTGGGGGACGACTTTCTCCGCACCCACAGGTCGCAGGGATGCGGCTTCGAGCCGCTGGGAGTAGCGCAGGGGTGGAGCCCGGCATCGTACGCGGACGCGGTCGACAAGCTCCAGCGGATGGGGTATGATGCCATCGCGCTGGGCGGGATGGTGCCGCTACGCACTCCGGACATCCTGGCGTGCCTGGAAGCTGTCTCCACCGTGCGCCATCGCGGTACGCGCCTGCATCTGCTGGGGGTCACGCGCTGTGATCACGTACTGGAGTTCCAGGGCTACGGGGTCACCAGCTTCGACAGCACCATGCCGCTGCTGCAGGCGTTCAAGGATGCCCGCGACAACTACCACACCATGGCGCGCAGCTACGTCGCGCTTCGGGTGCCGCAGGTGCAGGGCAACCCCCGGCTCCAGCGCCGCATTGCGGCCGGGCAGGTGAATCAGGAGCAGGCCCGGGCGCTCGAGCAGGCATCGCTCCGCGCCCTTCGCGACTATGACGTCGGCCACGCGGAGATCGACGATGCGCTCGAGCCGCTGCTGGCATACGAGCGCATCCACGACGAGAAGGCGGACCGGAGGCGCGCCTACCGCGAGACGTTGGAAGCGCGGCCCTGGAAGGAGTGCCCTTGCGAGATATGCCGGGCACTGGGTATTCACGTGATCATCTTCCGCGGGGCGGAGCGCAACCGGCGCCGCGGGTTCCACAACTTGACTGTGCTGTACGAACGGCTCCACCAGGAGCTTGCGGGGACGAGGACGCGGCGGCCGGCTCTGGCCGTCGTACGATGAACGGGCCACACTCGGAGAGGCCGATGCGAGAGGTCGCCATGCTGCGGCTCCCGGCGCTGGAGATTCGCCAGGGGCCGGAGCGGGTGCTGTACAGCTTCGCCGTGGACGGGAAGCTGCTCCCCAGCTTTACCACGATCTCTCGCGTCCACCGCGACGAGGGGGAGGAGATCCGCGGTTACCAGCGACCGGAGGTCATCTCGCATGTCGCTGAGATCCGAGGGTACCTGGAATCGGAGCGCCCCCTGATCCCTAACTCTGTGGTAGTCGCCTTCGACCGCCGCGTCCGCTTCGAGCCGGTGGACATCCCGTCGGCCGCATCCGGCGACAGCCGCTTCGGCTTCTTGTTTATCCCAGTAGACCCGACGCTTCCCGACGAGACGAAGCCAGGGTGGGTGGTGGACGGGCAGCAGCGTTGCGCCGCCATCCGCGAGGCGCGCGTGGATCGCTTCCCTATCAGCGTCACCGCCTTTATCACCGACGACCAGCAAGAGCAGGTGGAGCAGTTCATACTGGTGAACGCCACCAAGCCGCTTCCCAAGGGGCTGATCTACGAGCTCCTCCCCGGAACGGAGTCGCGTCTCCCGGGCGCGCTCCAGCGCCGGCGCTTTCCCGCGCTTCTGTTGGAGCGGCTGAACCGGGACCACAACTCGCCATTCCGCGGGATGATCCAGACGCCCACCAACCCCGAGGGTGTCGTCAAGGACAACTCCATCCTGCGGATGCTGGAAAACAGCCTTCACGAAGGCGCCCTCCACCGGTTCCGCGACCCCCACACCGGCCGCGGGGACATCGACGAAATGCTGGCCGTCCTCAAGGCGTTCTGGAGCGCCGCGGCCGAGGTGTTCCAGAAGGCGTGGGGTCAGAAGCCGCGCCACTCCCGGCTGATGCACGGTGTGGGAATCGTGGCGATGGGCTTTGTGATGGACGCTATCGCCGATCGTTACCTAGATGCCGGCCCAGCGGAGGCCGCCGCCTTCCGCGCCGACCTGACCCCCCTCGCCGAGGTGTGCCGCTGGACCTCGGGGCACTGGGATTTCCCGGACACCCCGCGTAAGTGGAACGATCTGCAGAACACCTCAAAGGACATTGTCCTCCTCGCCGATTACTTGCTGGAGCAGTATCGCCAGCGGGTCTGGACTCCACAGCGGCTGCAGCGAGCAGGCGTAGGGTGAGGCCCGTACTCCATCAGCGCGAGTAATCCATTGGAACGTTGATCTGAGAGCCAGCAGTGCTATCTAGAATTCAGGGTACCAAACACAACAGCGGTGCCCATGTTTACGGGCGCCGCTGTGACGTGGAGGGGCCGGGTAGCCGGAGTAATTCACTGACGCGGCATGTGCCCGCCAGACCTCGCGCGCCTGTACCGGGCGCGGAAAATGTGTGCCCAGTATCCGAAGATGGTGGTCGGGATGAGCAGCATGGCGCCGACGACCAGATGGACGACGATTCCCCTGCTGTCCAATCCGTCCTTCTGGAGCGCTGCCGCCACCACCAAACTGAGCAGGCTACCCGCGAACAGCATCGCGCACCCGAGCATCACTGCGAAGTCAACGTTGTATTCGTCTAGGCGTTCACTGTTGCTGGCGTTCACCAGACGCACCTCCAGTTCCTCAGGCGCCGGCAACCGAACAGGGGCGGAGAGCGGATGGGCGGCGGGCGCGCCCGGGGCGGGTTCTCTCGGCGCTTCGGTGCCACCTTCCTGCGAGATGCCCGCGTCGTCTTCCAGCGCCATCGGACCTACTCCTGCATCTGTTGATTTTGAGGTGCGAGGGTTGCCCCACGCGCGTACACCGCCTCGTCAGCCGCCTCCACGCGGAACTCCTCCTCCCCTCACTGCTCCTATTCAAGCCCGTCGCGCCTCGGGGCGAGAGCGCGAGGAGAGCGGGATTAGACGTCCTGCGCCTCGCTGGTTGCGACGCTGACCGGGAGCCCCATGTGGGCACAGAGCGTCGTATATGTCTTCGTCACGGAGTCGGATACATTGTTGAACACCCAGCGCCCTTCGCCGGCCGGCTTCATCAGCGCACCCGTCCAAGCAGGGTCATAGCCATCAGGCCCCTCTCCGTTCCGGGCGACATAGCTCACCGTGCCCGGGGCGAGCGCATCTAGCCGCTCGAGATCGGTCGCATCGACGCTCCATTCCGCATCCTGACCCATCCTGTAACCCAGCTTCCCGAGTGCCTGCAGGAAGACGGCGGTGAAAGCCACGTTCTGCTCGTCTCTTCGGTCCCGAAGGTAGGCGACGCGCTCGCCCACCGACTGCTCCGTCGAGGGAATCCAATAGGAACCGAAGATGTCGGAAACGTAGGTCCAGAAGGCGCGCACGAAGTCCTCACGAGTGCGCATGATGTCTAGGTCGCGCTCAGCTTCTTTGATGGGTTGCGTGTGGTTCACCGCCGAACGGCTGAACGCCTGCACCAGGGTGGAGAGCGTGAAAAGTTTGGAACTGGTGCTGCCCAGCGACTTCGAATCCTCCTCGATATGGTCCTGGCTCATCCACGCGAACTGCGGCTCCATGCGCATCTGCTGAAGGAGGAGAATCACGGGGCTAAAGTGCTCAAACTTCAGCATGTCCTCCTGCGCCGCACGGCTGTTCAGGGCGTTCCCTTCGATGTACAACCGGCGTTCGGCCTCCACCGGAATCCCGGCAACAGCACCATCCTCCGCGATATCCGCCGCGTACACCACGAACGGCATCATCGTCTTGGAGAGAAACGTCCTGATCCGGGCCATCACCGCTTCGAGATCCGTGACGACTTGGCGCTCTCGCCGGGCATCGTCTCCGCGCTTCTCCGTCTTCCGCAACGCTTTGCGTGCACGATCGAGGTCAAGTGCGACCTTCCGCTCAAGAGAAAGAAATCCGACGCAGCGGCCCTGGCCATCCGCGATGTGCAGGGCTTCCTCGCCAAGATCAGCGCTGATTTCAAGGATTCCAGCATAACCGTAAGGGCCGAGAGCATCGCGGAACTTTCCCACGCTGTAGCTGTCGGCTGATGCCGGACCGGGGGTGAACCGGACGAAGCGTGCCCGGCTAAACCCTTCTGGAATGGCCAACTGAACGGCCCCCAGAAAACCTTCTACAGCGCTCTGCTTCTCTGTGTTGTCCATCACACGGTGGTAAAACTTCACGATTTCCATCATGCGTGGGGAAGTGTGAACGCGATCGCCTTCGATCAGTTCTCGCGTGGATTGGCCCTTGGACGCCCCCTTGGCGAGCGAGCGCTGTGCCTCGGGATTCACCGCAAGCGTGCCGTTCCGCAGGTAAGTCACGACGTCAGCGGCACGCATCTGTCCCGTAAGCACGACTTTCCCTGCCTGCTTCCCCACTATCACCGCTACATTCATGGCTCCCTCCATGGCGAGAAACGTTTGATTCGGCCGCGTCGCGTACCGCGTTATCGCCCGTTGGCCGATTACGAACGGTATTGTACGTGTCGTCTGCGGATTCGTCAACCCTGTAAACTGCCATTCGTAAGATTAAGATAACACGTCTTCGGGCTATGATCGGTTTCTGAGCGTGCCCTGGGCCCACTTTTCCTGAAGCCGCATGGTCCTTGGAGACGCGATGCCGTGGTCGCGGCAGGACAAGAGAACGCAAAAAGCCCCGCAACGGAAGCCGTTGCGGGACCCCCTTGTCTTCTATAGTCGGGACGGCCGGATTTGAACCGGCGACCCCCTGAACCCCATCTAAGTCAACTCATCATCGAGAATGCGCAAGATGGCGGAATTACTAGCTTTTTCGATGGACCCTGCTGCATCCGAAACACCTTTTGATGCGGTTTGCGGGGGTAGAAACATACACAAAAACATACACGGTCCGATCACCGATGGCTGCCTGTTCGGGAGCGTTCACGGATGGTTTGGTAAAAAGGGGTCTCGGGGGGGGGGGAGGGGTTCCGCTTGCGCATGCTCGCGAGTTCCTGGTCGGCGCCGATTCAATTCGGCCCATAGCGCCGACTTTCGGCGCTACATCAAGAAGCCCGGCAGCACGACGATCCCTCTTGCTTTCAATCTTCGTCCTTCCTCAGAGTCCGAGAACTCGCCATGGCAGATCTCACAAGCGCCTGGTGGGTCCGCCGTCCTCGTCATCCGCACGGATTGTGGAAAGCCGCTGTCTCAGGTCGACTGCCAGCACCGGCTGGGCAAGATCGCTGATCTGGACGTAATGCTTCCATTCATGACGTTCGTGGGGCTCAGTGAGCGCGAGGAACTTGAAATCTTCAGTGTGATCAACAGCAAGGCGAAGGGACTCAGCGGGAGTCTCCTCGACTACCACGCGAGTCGGCTCTCTAACGACGTGCGGGTCGAGGACGCGGGACTCGACGACGATGAGGTCCTTCCGCGGGATGCGGACGACCAAGCGCCGACCCCGCGTCAGAGCAGTCTTGCACGGGGCAGCATCGCCCGCCGTGCCGCGACTCACGTGGCCGTTGGAGTCGTCGCATGAGCGCCCACGTCATGGTCCCGCTCAGCGGGCGAGCTCAGAAAGGCGCGGCGCCCGGTCCGCTCCGACCCGTGGACGCAGAGAGCCTGGTCGTCGGCAAGGACATCGTCGAGCTTCTTAGCACCGCGATGTACGTCGATCCGCTCTCCGTCTACCGAGAGTACGTCCAGAACTCGGCCGACTCCATCGACGCGGCCGTGCGAAGGGGGGTGCTCCAGGAAGGGGAAGGGCGCATCGAGATCCTCCTCGACCCGGTGGAGCGCAGTGCGAGAGTTCGTGACAACGGTCTGGGTGTGCCGGCGCGGGCGGCAATGTGGGCGAGGCAGGCTGACGTCACGCTGCTGCAGCCGGGAGCTTCCCGCCAGATATGCGCGAAGGGACGCTCCCGAACGTTCGCCAAGGGACAGGGAGGAGCACGCACGGGAACACGGTCCCGTTCTCGGTGATGCACCCCTGCCCGATCCCCGCCTGGCACCCGGTGAACGCGGGCTGCGCCGCAATCTCCGCGTCCACGAGGACCTGCTGCGCAGGTGACCCACGATGTCCAGCCGGCCGCGGTACTCCAACACCCGCAGCGCCGCTTCCTCAGCGGAGAGCTCGGCGCGCGATGATCTTGCCTCTCCGAGTCCCGCACCGTCGTCGACATGGTTGCCTAGTGCACGTCCGGACCCACATACTTGGTCGGGCATCTCATGAGGGCGGCTCCTTGCTGCGGTTCACGCCTGTTCGCGACCGCTGATTGATTCGCAGCAGGGGTGTGCTCTCTATAATGGTTAGGACGCAGTGCTCAACATGGTTGCGAAGCAGTGACTTCACCAGCGTCGCGTCGACGCGCGGTGCCTCAGACGTCCAGCTCCGTGTCGGCGCGCTCGAAAAACCGGGTCCCGGTCCTCCCTGCAGAGAGGGTGCTAGTCTAATGCAACCGGCTGCGTCCAGAATCGCCGGGTGTGCAAATGGAGAGTAGCAAGGCCGAACCGCCGTACAGAGGTCCGCTACCGGTAAAAAAACGGTATGCCTATTGGGAGGCAGGCTGAGTAGGGACAGCCTTGTAGAGGAGGATCACACGGTATTCGGCCGGTGAATCTTGTTCTTCGAATCGATGCGATTTTTCTGCTGCTCCGATGACGAAACGTGAACCCACACCGCTCACGGCGAGTCCCTCGCGTCAGGCTATTCCAACCCTCAAGGGATATGCCGGCCAGATTCTCAGGACGGTGCGGGAATGGGTTGAGCTTAAGCCGGGCGAACGGCTGTACCTCGAAGGGGCGGAGGATTTCGACCGCATCGGGGACACTAGCGCTGAAACGGTGCAGGTCAAGGAGGTAAGCGGCAGCATCACCCTCCGAACCAAAGAGGTCCGGGAAGCAATCGTCCATCTCTGGCAGCACCAGAAGAACAATCCTGACCGGAAAATTCAGCTTCGGTTTCTCACCACCGCAAAACGGGGGCGTGAAAAGGGGGCGCATTTTGGAAGCTCCGAAAAGGGATTCGATTACTGGGACCGTTGCCGGGAGGCGGGAGTCACCCTCGAACCCCTGCGTCAGTTTCTGGCAATAGTAATTGGTGCAATGGTGATTCCGACACCGCGACGTGAGTCCAGGGGCGCCCGGGAATCGAGGGAAGTGTGGAATGGGACCGTGAACGAACTTCAAGATTTTATAACCCGTGCAGACGACGAGGATTTACGTGAGCGGTTGATCCGCCGAATCCACTGGGAAACGGCCAGCGAGGAGCAGGCCGAAGTCAGGGAAGAGATTCGGCGAGCACTGCTTGCGTATGGCGAGAGAGTGCACGACGCGCAACCTGCGGAGTGTGACAAGGTCCTCCCGCATCTGAGTGTGCACGCTTGGAAGGTGGTGTGCCGGAAAAAGAAACGCTGGCTCGACCGCCCGGCCTTCCAGCGTATCTTCCAAAAAGTCGTCGCGGTGCCGATTCCGCGAAGAACGTACAACCGCCTCCGGAAAGCGGCTAAAGCTGGTTCCCAACAGAATCCGGCCCCGGCTCCTCCCCGGCCGACCGAACCCTTCCCCACATACCAGCTCGCCTTTCTACTCGCGCGATATCTTCGGGCGGATCCCGACGCACGGCAGCGCATGGCGAGCTTCGGCTCTCCCACGGTCTACGGTATCACCGAGTTCGACTGGTGGTTCCAGCTCGTAGAGCATTCCGATGCAGCAGGTACACGCGCGAGACTCGTTGAAGCCGCGGTGCGTGCGTTGCCACCCGCAGTTCGACCGCTGATTGCCGGTGAGCTGGAGCGTGACCACGGGTGGCCTAGCTGCTCCGTGCTCGGAAACCAATGGTTATCACGGGATGCCGTTCAGGAGCTTGTCGAAAGACTGGTCGATCAAGCGGATGACCCCGTTTTCCACCAACCCGGCGCAACCGAGGCGGCGGTAGAGGCGTTCACCTGCTGGGCGTTGCGCAGGACCTGGTCCCGGTCGCCGCATTCTCCGACCGTGATCGAGGCGCGTCTCGACAACCTGGGAAAATCGAGCCC belongs to Longimicrobium sp. and includes:
- the dpdA gene encoding tRNA-guanine transglycosylase DpdA, whose product is MKFFFPDSHDSVDPSFDFELETRAEFRIRQRDDQYAHEVFADPPFDGVLVSKAIVDGSGSGSGKYSLAQRHRLFRLGVRGFLRLDERLGGRRLSTLGDCGAFSYVREEQPPFTIDEVLQFYTLCGFDQGISVDHVILDYFPLGERLDDARMRQSITLALGDDFLRTHRSQGCGFEPLGVAQGWSPASYADAVDKLQRMGYDAIALGGMVPLRTPDILACLEAVSTVRHRGTRLHLLGVTRCDHVLEFQGYGVTSFDSTMPLLQAFKDARDNYHTMARSYVALRVPQVQGNPRLQRRIAAGQVNQEQARALEQASLRALRDYDVGHAEIDDALEPLLAYERIHDEKADRRRAYRETLEARPWKECPCEICRALGIHVIIFRGAERNRRRGFHNLTVLYERLHQELAGTRTRRPALAVVR
- the dbpB gene encoding DGQHR domain-containing protein DpdB — translated: MREVAMLRLPALEIRQGPERVLYSFAVDGKLLPSFTTISRVHRDEGEEIRGYQRPEVISHVAEIRGYLESERPLIPNSVVVAFDRRVRFEPVDIPSAASGDSRFGFLFIPVDPTLPDETKPGWVVDGQQRCAAIREARVDRFPISVTAFITDDQQEQVEQFILVNATKPLPKGLIYELLPGTESRLPGALQRRRFPALLLERLNRDHNSPFRGMIQTPTNPEGVVKDNSILRMLENSLHEGALHRFRDPHTGRGDIDEMLAVLKAFWSAAAEVFQKAWGQKPRHSRLMHGVGIVAMGFVMDAIADRYLDAGPAEAAAFRADLTPLAEVCRWTSGHWDFPDTPRKWNDLQNTSKDIVLLADYLLEQYRQRVWTPQRLQRAGVG
- a CDS encoding DNA sulfur modification protein DndB yields the protein MNVAVIVGKQAGKVVLTGQMRAADVVTYLRNGTLAVNPEAQRSLAKGASKGQSTRELIEGDRVHTSPRMMEIVKFYHRVMDNTEKQSAVEGFLGAVQLAIPEGFSRARFVRFTPGPASADSYSVGKFRDALGPYGYAGILEISADLGEEALHIADGQGRCVGFLSLERKVALDLDRARKALRKTEKRGDDARRERQVVTDLEAVMARIRTFLSKTMMPFVVYAADIAEDGAVAGIPVEAERRLYIEGNALNSRAAQEDMLKFEHFSPVILLLQQMRMEPQFAWMSQDHIEEDSKSLGSTSSKLFTLSTLVQAFSRSAVNHTQPIKEAERDLDIMRTREDFVRAFWTYVSDIFGSYWIPSTEQSVGERVAYLRDRRDEQNVAFTAVFLQALGKLGYRMGQDAEWSVDATDLERLDALAPGTVSYVARNGEGPDGYDPAWTGALMKPAGEGRWVFNNVSDSVTKTYTTLCAHMGLPVSVATSEAQDV